The genome window CAACAAAACTGTCGATGTCCAAGTTTTGGTAGATGGCAGTGATGTGAACAATGCCCGCATCGTCCAAAATAGCATTCGCGCCACCACTCATTTTTTTATTCAAACTCAACAGCAACAGTCGTCTCCACCGACGGTTAATGCCGAAATTCGACTGTGGTTTAATCCCGGTGGGAAAGAATCCTTGTATATTGTTCCTGGGGCGTTTGCCGTGGTGTTGTGGGTGTTTCCTTCGATGTTAAGCGCGATCGCGGTGGTGCGAGAAAAAGAACAAGGCACGATTATACAAGTCTATGCGTCTGACTTAAAAGCGTGGGAATGGTTATTAGGAAAAGTTGTGGCTTATGTTTTCGTGGCAAGTGGAGAAGCAGCAATTGTGATGGGAATCTCTACCCTGCTATTTAATTTGCGTTTGGCAACTGAACCCACTTTGCTCATGATTGGTACTCTGCTATATTTAATTGCCAGTGTCTCTTTTGGGGTTTTTATTGGGTCGCGATCCAATAATCAAAATTCAGCAGTACAAGGGACCGCGATCGCGGGGTTTATTAGTGCATTTTTACTATCAGGCTTTATTTACCGCATTGAAAATTTTCCCCTTCCCCTTTACTTAATTTCTAATATTATTCCAGCGCGTTACTATCTTTTAATTACCCGGGATGCCTTTGTGCGTGGAACGGGTTGGATTGGCGTTTGGTATGCTCCTTTAATGATTGGCGCGATCGCATTTTTATTATTATTTAGCTCTACAAAAATGATGTCTAAAATGCAGCTCAAAGATTAAGGGGGTTAATCGAACCACATAAACACAGAGGATTTAAGAATAAAAGTATCGATTATTTAGTTTATAGAGATGCTGTAATAAATCAAGAATAATGAATCTAAT of Cyanobacteria bacterium GSL.Bin1 contains these proteins:
- a CDS encoding ABC transporter permease, with translation MFARMIAQCRKELAQFKRDRVTVALAFILPLGMMLIYGFAIRLEAQNLPLSIHDYDNSPLSRSYVERLFATNQFVPVRDQGDSPSDSLDAGRAIASVVIPPDFSGQIKANKTVDVQVLVDGSDVNNARIVQNSIRATTHFFIQTQQQQSSPPTVNAEIRLWFNPGGKESLYIVPGAFAVVLWVFPSMLSAIAVVREKEQGTIIQVYASDLKAWEWLLGKVVAYVFVASGEAAIVMGISTLLFNLRLATEPTLLMIGTLLYLIASVSFGVFIGSRSNNQNSAVQGTAIAGFISAFLLSGFIYRIENFPLPLYLISNIIPARYYLLITRDAFVRGTGWIGVWYAPLMIGAIAFLLLFSSTKMMSKMQLKD